Within the Porphyromonadaceae bacterium W3.11 genome, the region TGATACCAACGCTATCGGTTAGTGGTCATTATCGCATTCTGTTTAACGGAAATATCATCGCACGTGACTGTATTATCACTAGGGCGATTGAGCGAGCTGACCATGTAGACATCATCAATATACGTGACGAAAATGGGAAGAGTACATGGGCAGAAAAGAACTCAGAGGAAGATATTGACCGCTTCCTCTCGAACCTATCAACATCCTCTATTCAGCAAGAGTATTTCAACAACCCAGTATCAGAAGGTGATGTGTTTCAGGAGATGACTTGGGGGGCTTGCCCTCCTCTCCGAATGCTACCCTTTATTGTTGTCTATGGAGACCCCTCCCCAAGTAATAAGCGAGGTAAAGGAGCTTCCTTTAAGGCTCTTTTTGCGATTGGTTACATGGGTGGAAAATACTATGTCTACAAAGGCTTTTTACAGCAGACTACCAACGCTGAGTTCATTGGGTGGTACTACGACTTGAGAGAGGAGCTTGGAGACCAGACGATCGTCTATTACTTCGTGGAGAACAATAGCCTTCAGGATCCATTCTGGGAACAGGTACTCCAACCTCTTAACGTAGAGATGGGAGCGAAGCGAGGAGGGGTAGTGCCGATTAAGGCTGATGCACGTGCCAAGATGGATAAGTATGCACGTATAGAGGCAACGCTTGAGCCTCTCAACCGCCAAGGGAGGCTGATACTTAACGAAGCTGAACGAGGTAATCCCCACATGAAGAGACTTGAAGAGCAATTTTTAATGATTGCCCCCTCTCTTCCTGCACCAGCCGACGGTGCTGACTGTATTGAAGGAGGTGTTTGGCAGTTGAATAGGCAATTAACTAGCTATAATGCGAATGCCGTAGTTATCGGACAAAAGAGTGCTAACCCAAAGAGATATTAGAGATATGGCTTACTTAACAATTGAAGAACTAAAAACCCACCTCTACAAAGATAATATAGATGTCATTACAAGGGGTGATGACACGATTGTAGTTTCTGCGATTGATAGTGCGATACAGGAAGCTAAGGGATATCTCGCCCACTATGACCGTGAAGCTATATTTGAGGCAACTGGTGGGGAGCGGAATGCCCACTTACACATCTTTGTCAAGGATATCGCCTCTTGGCACCTTGTGAATCTCTGCAATGCAGGCACTGACCTACAACTACGTGAAAGTAGATATTTGAGAGCCATCGATTGGCTCAAGGGTGTACAGGCTAATAAGGTGAATCCCGACTTGCCTATTGTAGATGAAGATGGAGACGGCAAGAGTGATTTGGCAGGAGAGTACCTATTCGGTAGCAATCCTAAACGTAAACAACACTTCTAAGACATGATGGAACCAGTTGAAATAGATATCGTCCTAAAGAGCAACGTAAGCGAAGAAGGAGCTAAAGCGACTACTGCTATTGAACAGATGGCAGAAGCTAGCATACAGGCTAGAGAGGAGACTAAGAAGTCACTTGAGTTGCAACGCAGTTACCTGGCTAAGCTCCAACAGGAGTACCAGGCACTGCAAAAGCAATTATCTCAAATGGAATTTCCAACCAAGGAGAAGCAAAAATTAAAGGAGGCTTCCAATGCCCTTGCAAAGGAGATTACAGCCGAGACACAGGGACTCAAGTACCTGGAAGCGGAGTGGACAAAGATGAACAAGGGGTATTCTGAGGTACAGCAACGCATGCGACTGACTCGGGAGCAAATGAAGACCCTCTCCCTCGCTGGTCGAGAACAAACAGCCGAATACAGGCAACTGAAAAATGAGCTGGGCGAGTTAGCGAAGGCTCAAGCTCTCATTACACGTACCCAAACTGAAATGGCACGTGGCAATCAAGCTTGGAAGGGCTTGGGCGATGCGGTTACAGCTTTCAGCGGTGCGGCATCTGCTGCAGTTGGTGCGTGGACACTCTTGGGAGGCTCGCAAGAGGAACAGGCGAAGATTCAGACGAGACTTCAGAGCCTAATGGCAATTACTATTGGACTACAGCAGGTGCAGAACCTACTGCTTGAGACTTCTACTTTTCGTATTCAAACAGTGACTAAGGCGAAAGAACTATGGTCTGCTTGGAATCTAAGGCTAGCCACAAGCCTTGGGGTTTCAACTGCTGCTATGAAAGTGTTTACGGCAACTGCTACACTAGGTTTATCGGTATTCATTGGCTGGGCTATCTCAGCTTATGACAAGTGGATAGCCAAACAAAAGGAACTACGTACTGAGCAAGATCAAATGACCAAGGAGATATCCTCTTCTGCTGGGGGACAGCTTGCAAAGTATAAACTACTGCAAACACAATGGGATAAGCTTGGTGATTCACTTAAGGAAAAAACGGAGTTCGTCAAGAAAAACAAAGAGGCATTTGCACAGCTGGGTGTAAGTATAAACAGTGTGGTTGAGGCTGAGAATTTCTTTAGGGATGGCGAAAAAGCAATAGTTGCCAGCATATATGAAAGAGCAAAAGCATCCGCTGCAATGACATTAGCCACAAAGAAATACGAAGAGGCTCTGACAAAGCAACAAGAGGCAGAGAGAAGAAAAAACAACCCTAGTTGGACAGAGAAACTATGGGATGGAGTCCAGAACCTTTTCTCTCGACCCGAGCTATCCAAAGATGACTGGGCAGATATCCAAAAGGAAATGCAGGAGAATAATGAACTCTACCGAAAGGGAGAGATATCAAGGGCTGAACACAACACCCGTCTCCAACGTATGATTGAAGATAAAGCTCGTACAAAGCGAAGGGAAATTTCGGCTGATAAGATTAAAGATGAGAAAAAGATTTTAGAAGGGGAGGCAGAAGCATTTGCTACAATCGCAGCACAGTCTTATGCCGAAGTAGAAAGGATTCTGTCTGAAGCAGGTTTTAAGCCATCAAATAACGGATCTAATGATAAGTCTGCTAGGCTATACGATAAGGCAAACGAACGGCTAGCGAAACTGAGTGCTGATGCTGAAAAAGAGAGTCAAGAGATATCTCTAGCCATTATGAAAGAGGGTCGGTCAAAGAAGCTCAAAGAGTTGGAGGTTGCCTATAATGCTCGTAAGGCACTGATTAAGCAAAAGCTCAAAGAGATTGAACAGCTTGAGAAAGAGGCTGGCATAGATGGAACTAAAACTCGAAATCAACTGACAGCCCTTGAGACTTCCGTTGATGATCAGTACAACAAAGACGTTGATCAAGTAAATGCCGATTATAGCCGACTGATTGAGGGCATTGAAAAGGAAATTACTTTACGTTCTGCTACAGAGCAAGAGAAACGGTTAGCAGACATAGATAGCTATTACAAAGAGCAATTAAAGAAGGTGGCTGAAGCGACTGCCTCGCAGTTAGAGTATGAAGAGATAAAGACTAGACTCCTAAAGCAAAAAGCCCAAGAGAGAGCACGTATTCTTCATGAGACTGAACTTAGGAAGATGGATAGCGAAGAGCGTATTGCTCTTCGTCAGGCACAGTTTACAACTAAGCAGTATAATCTTCAAGCCGATAGAGAAGAAGAACTCCTTCAGCTTCAACTCCAGTATTCAGAGAAGAGACTTGCAAAGCTACAAGATATAGCCTCTGCTGGTGGCGATGCTAGTGAAGCTATTGAGGAAGCGAAACAAGAAATTAGAGAGCTGAAGGATGCTCTGGATCAGATACCCGAAAAGAAGCTCTTGGAGCTTGCCAATGGTCTCAAAGGTATCTTCGGACAACTCTCTAAGGTAGGTGGCGAAGTTGGAGCTGTTTTTGATCAGCTGGCTGGTGCCGTTGATAACATCATGACAGCTTTCAAGAAGTCAGCGACTCCATTAGACAGGATTAGTGGTGCCATTGGTGGCTTAACTCAGCTTATGAGCATTGCGACAGAGACGGCAGAGCAAAATAAGCAAGCTCTTGAGGCGTGGAAAGCCTCTTCCGAGCAAGCTCTTCAAATCGCACGTATGCAACGTATTGAACTACAAGGGTACAAGTCAAGCAATGTGTGGGGTGTTGAAAATCCCTATGCACGTGCGATAGCTGGAGCAAAGCAATATGCCCAGTCAATGAAGGAGCTGAACCAACTCGCCCAAACTTTAGGGCAAGGGTCGGTTCAGACTGGCACAAAGAAAGTGGTCAGTGGCAAGAATGTGGCTGGAGGTCTCGCGGGAGGTGCTGCAGTAGGTGCCGCAGTTGGCTCTTTTATACCTGTAATAGGTAACGTCGTAGGTGCTGCTATCGGAGGTCTCCTTGGTGGCATCTTTGGAGCTAGCAAGAAGAAGGTTGTGCCAGTATTCCAGTCGCTTGCTCAGACCTATGGCGAAATCTTTAATAAGGAGACTTTCGAGCTGAATCCTCGCATACTTCAAGACTACGGAAAGCTGGATGATGCAACGAAGCGACTTGTAGATAATTGGGATGCCATTCAAAAGAAAGCTAAGGAAGCTCAGGAGGAGATGCGGAATACCTTCAAGGAGCTTTCTGGTGACCTTGGTTCAAAGTTAAGTAATGCACTTATAGAGGGGTTGAAAAATGATGACCTCTACAGTGCCCTAGATGACTTTGATGCAAAAGTATCCGAGATGATACATAACATAGTACAGCAGATGGCATTCGCTCAATACTTTCAGAAGTACTTCGATGAACTGCAGTCAAGGATGGAAGATTCATTCAAAGAGAGCGGTGATGGCACTATTGTAGATGATATCATTTGGTTTTCACGTATCTATCGAGAGGGTATTGATGCCTATACAGAAGAGATGAGGAAGGCTCAAGAGGAACTTGAGAAACAAGGATTCAAAGCACCAGATGATGTAGGCGGTCGTAAGGCTGTAGCTAAGGGACTGGCACGTGCTGACCAAGACAGTATAGACGAGTTTAATGGTCGGATGACTGTAGCGGTCGACAGATTGAATACCCTCGTCATCTACAGCCGTGAAGCTAGAGCTCATGAGGAGAGTGTCAGGCAATTTCACACAATACTGATGAACAGAGTAGACAGAATTGCGGAAAACTCAGACTTTCTCAAGCGTTTGGAGAGCATAGATAGGAAGATGTATAGACTAGCTCAGGAGGGAGTGAAACTGAAATCATAAAACGATGGATAAAAGTAAGAGCTACATAGAGGATAGCACCAGTAAAGAAACGGAACTATCAAGCCTAGGTATCTACTTCGCTAGAGGAGGCGTGGTAGAGCTTCTTACGCTCCAGAGTGTTGAGAGTGTAGCCACTAACGATTGGCAGGAAGAGCATGGGCTTGAGATTGACCCTAAGACCATTCGCAGGACATGCCCGTACATCAATCTCCGATTTATTGTTGTTGGAGAGACCAGGGAAGTATTTGCAGAGAGGTTATCAGCCCTCCGAAAGCTACTCGATAGTTACTACCTCATACTCCACCCAGCAAAAATGGAGGGTGGTTACCATATTGATAATGTTTCAATTGAGGGTTATAAGCACCTCGGGAAGTCTCTCTATCAAAAGGGTATGAAGGTAGCTGAGATAACAATTAGATGCCGTCTCAAAAATGATAGCTTATCATATTATCTAGCTACAAATCTGGAGGGTGCCCCTCTAAGTAGAATTGTAGTTGGAAATAATGACCTATCCAAGTTCGGAGTGCAAGTTCAAGAAGCGTATAACACGCTACTACAGCCATCAAGCTTTAAGGAAGGGACGTTTAAGCGACGGTCCAAAGAGGTGTCTCTTAACTGTGTCTCCATCGCTGATTCATATCAGCATCTGGAGCATCAACTAAATTACCTTTATTACCACATCAAAAATAAGGAACTCTACCTGAGCCATGGTGCTGGAGAAGAGAGATGTTACTATACATCAATGAACAACGTTAGAGAGCTTAACACGAAAAGCAAGAAAGCGATAGCATTTACACTTAACTTCAAGACAACATAATAAGTATGAAAACTCATAGAAAAACCAAGCAGACCATCTATAAGGAGGTCATCGTGAAAGCACCTTTACGACGACCTTGGGATGTGGGCGACTGGAGAAGTGCCTTGAGAATGGCAGATTATGGCAAGCCAAAGCAACTGTACGACCTATACGATGATATGCTCATCGATGGGGTGCTGTATGATGCCGTTGATAAACGTAAGAAAGCGGTGCTGAATACTCCACTTATATTCGTTGATGATAAAGGCAGGGAAGTTGATTACATGAGTGAGCTGATGGATACTACTCAGTGGGAAGACTTGATTACGTGGCTCCTTGATGCTCGATTCTACGGAAGGTCTGGAGTCGAGATAGAGGTTGATAGAAATGGGCTTATCGTACATCATTTGCCACCTAAGCACATTGACTTGGCTACAGAGTCTATCATCCTAGATATAAGCGACCAGGAGAAAAAAGTAAGCTATGCTGGAGACTCCTCAATCATTGTGATTGGTAAACCTCGAGATTATGGGTTGCTCCTACAGGCAATGCCTTATGCCATATATAAGCGTGGTGGCTTCGGAGACTGGAGTCAGTGGATCGAATTGTTTGGTATGCCTCAAAGAGTTGGCAAATACAATACTTATGACCCAGAAAGTAAACGATTGCTTGAAACTGCACTAGAACGGGCTGGTTCAGCTTCATATCTGGTTGTGCCGAAAGACACTGAAATTGAAATTAGGGAGTCAAGCCAGACCAGTGGTACTAGCTTCAATGAATTCAGGCAAGCTTGTAATGAGGAAATCCTCATTACAATCCTTGGACAGACCTTAACCACCATTTCTGGCGAAAAGGGTGCTAGATCTCTAGGTGATGTGCATAAGGTGGTAGAGGAGGACAAAAACAAGGCGGACATTAGGTTCGTACAAAGAATTCTAAACTCAAGGGTATTGCCACTATTTGAGGCTAGGGGTGTGCCAGGAGTGGCTGGTGGTCGCTTCCTCTTTCCTGAGGATGCAAAGGAGATTAGCGTGCCTGAACTGGTACAGCTCGCCACTATTCTACCTATACCAACGAGCTATCTTTATGATAAATACGGTATACCTATCCCTGAACAGGACGAACAAGTCGCAGGGCGAAAGGTAGAGACTCCCAAGCACGAGGTGCCCGAAGAGAATGAAGGTGAAGACACTGAGGAAGTAGAGAATAGAGACCCTTTTCCTACAGCTCTGCAAGAGAATGCCGTACTTGCAGAGCAAGCACCAAAAGAGAGCTTACTCAAGAAATTGATCAGCTCTATTACGGCACTCCTAAATCTCAAGGACGATAGCTACTCCATTGACCTTAAAAAGCTCCTCAACGAAGCTATTAAAGAGGTTTATGGTGGCGAAGTAGAGGTAAGTGAGAATCTGTTTAAGATACAGAATAACGCCCTACAGCAAGCGATTGATAAGGCTATGGGTGACCCTGACTTTGGACGGGACAATAAAACCTTTATAGAGGAATTTAGGTACAACACTGCTGTGTTTTCAGCTTTCAAGGCTCATGCAGAGACAGAAGCTTTTGTCAATCTCCTAACGAAGCCAGATGGCTCTCTAAGGAGCTTTAGGGAGTTTAAGAAGCTGGCACTACAGATAAGCCCCAAGTGGAATGAGCAGTGGCTACAGACTGAATACAATACGGCAGTGAGAGCAGCACGTTCCGCTGTTAATTACCGCAATGCACTCAAGACTAAGCACCTTTATCCAAACCTTGAGTATATCGCCAGTACAGCTAAAAACAAACGTCCTGATCATCTGGAGTATGTCGGTACTATCCTACCTATTGAGCATAAGTGGTGGGATACGCACCTGCCTCCTTCAGAGTGGAACTGTAAGTGTTCTGTACGCCCTACTAATAAGCCTGCAACGAAGGTGCCTGATGATACTGGCAATGTGCATCCAACGTTCCAAAATAACGCTGGAAAGTCGGCTGAGTTTATCAAGTTAAGTGAACACCCCTATCTAAAAGGCAAAGGGTCTCACACTTGCCCAGAGTGCCGTCGTCAAGGATTGACAGGAGGGAAAATGGACAATGCCGATGCCTTTATTGATAGGGGCTCAGAGTATTGCATTACTCACAGATTTGTTTATCTTGCCAACCTCAAGGGGTATGCGAAAAAAGTACTAGAGACATACAAAAAAGACAAGAGGTACTTAGGAGGTAATGTTATTATTGGGCAATTGCACCATAGTATCAGAAAGGACTTTGCGAAGAGAGGGAAAAGGCTTGCACGAACGGACGCACTCACCAACGCTTCTATCATACTAAAGTATGTAGGGCATCCTAAGGAGAGAAAAGGAGCGGTACTCCCATTTGACAAGTTGGACTACATCTCTAAAGCAATCCTATCGCCCGACAAGGTCTACCGACAGGTAAGTGGAAAAGGTGCAGGTAACTATATTATGACTGTGCCTTACAGGGAAGAAGGTAAGGTCGTAAAGGTAGTAGTTCACACTAATCTTAAGAAAAAGGGGCGGGAGTTCAACTTCGTAAAAAGCTGGGGAGTTGTAGATGAGAAAGGGATTAATAATGGGGAATTGCTTCAAATAAAATAGGGTTGACAAAAGCCAACCCTAGTAGCTTGAGAGGAATCGAACCTCCGATATCGCACCTTAAAAGGTACACACGCTACCTACTGCGTCCATCAAGCTATTACAAAGATAAGTAGAATATTTATTACTAGCAAATTATGAACATCGACGACTTCGCAAAAGCATTCCCAGACAAACTGCAAGATCTTCAGCAGTTCGTGTATGGTAATGATGTCAAAGATATAATGGGAGTCGAAGCAGTTAATCACTTCAAGGAGAGCTTCGACAATGAAGGCTTTACCGACGAAGTGCTTAACCCTTGGAAAGATGTTAAGAGAAGAGACCCAGACAGTTCTTGGTATGGGCACTCTGGACAGACTGGTAAGTTTAGTGCTGAAAGAACTCAGGCGAAAATACTTACAGGTGAAACAGGAGAGCTTCGTAATGCGATAGAATACAAATACCTCCCGAATGGCGTTCGAATATCAAACGAAAAGCCCTATGCCGCAGTTCATCAATATGGTTTGCCAGCTAAAATATATGGGAAGAAATCATTTGTAATGACCCCTCGCCCATTCATCGGAAAAAGTAAAGTATTAATCAAGAAGATAGAGAAAAGTATCAAGCAACAATTTATCAACATCCTAAAAAAATGAAGACAATATACACAGCCCTTATAGATAGACTTCAGGCAAAGGTGCCAGCCATTCGCTGGATAGACCTCAATACAGGGCAGTTAGAAGTTC harbors:
- a CDS encoding DUF935 family protein; this translates as MKTHRKTKQTIYKEVIVKAPLRRPWDVGDWRSALRMADYGKPKQLYDLYDDMLIDGVLYDAVDKRKKAVLNTPLIFVDDKGREVDYMSELMDTTQWEDLITWLLDARFYGRSGVEIEVDRNGLIVHHLPPKHIDLATESIILDISDQEKKVSYAGDSSIIVIGKPRDYGLLLQAMPYAIYKRGGFGDWSQWIELFGMPQRVGKYNTYDPESKRLLETALERAGSASYLVVPKDTEIEIRESSQTSGTSFNEFRQACNEEILITILGQTLTTISGEKGARSLGDVHKVVEEDKNKADIRFVQRILNSRVLPLFEARGVPGVAGGRFLFPEDAKEISVPELVQLATILPIPTSYLYDKYGIPIPEQDEQVAGRKVETPKHEVPEENEGEDTEEVENRDPFPTALQENAVLAEQAPKESLLKKLISSITALLNLKDDSYSIDLKKLLNEAIKEVYGGEVEVSENLFKIQNNALQQAIDKAMGDPDFGRDNKTFIEEFRYNTAVFSAFKAHAETEAFVNLLTKPDGSLRSFREFKKLALQISPKWNEQWLQTEYNTAVRAARSAVNYRNALKTKHLYPNLEYIASTAKNKRPDHLEYVGTILPIEHKWWDTHLPPSEWNCKCSVRPTNKPATKVPDDTGNVHPTFQNNAGKSAEFIKLSEHPYLKGKGSHTCPECRRQGLTGGKMDNADAFIDRGSEYCITHRFVYLANLKGYAKKVLETYKKDKRYLGGNVIIGQLHHSIRKDFAKRGKRLARTDALTNASIILKYVGHPKERKGAVLPFDKLDYISKAILSPDKVYRQVSGKGAGNYIMTVPYREEGKVVKVVVHTNLKKKGREFNFVKSWGVVDEKGINNGELLQIK
- a CDS encoding DUF1320 family protein; translation: MAYLTIEELKTHLYKDNIDVITRGDDTIVVSAIDSAIQEAKGYLAHYDREAIFEATGGERNAHLHIFVKDIASWHLVNLCNAGTDLQLRESRYLRAIDWLKGVQANKVNPDLPIVDEDGDGKSDLAGEYLFGSNPKRKQHF
- a CDS encoding phage virion morphogenesis protein, which produces MNIDDFAKAFPDKLQDLQQFVYGNDVKDIMGVEAVNHFKESFDNEGFTDEVLNPWKDVKRRDPDSSWYGHSGQTGKFSAERTQAKILTGETGELRNAIEYKYLPNGVRISNEKPYAAVHQYGLPAKIYGKKSFVMTPRPFIGKSKVLIKKIEKSIKQQFINILKK